The Cryptomeria japonica chromosome 2, Sugi_1.0, whole genome shotgun sequence region TATATCGAAAATACTATAACTATGAATACTTATATATAGTTATGTATTGTATTGTTATACAAATAGGTATAAGACCAGAAAAAGAACAATATACgtgcatatatgtatattttatttgcAAACAACATAGTGTCAACACATTTAAAAGTAATGACTATGACTGAAAATAACTTATGtcaagaggaaaaactttcaaaCAGATAATTGGTAGATGTAAGAAATGTccatatagatatttatagaagCACTCTTGTCTTTGTAAAACGTACTTGTTTGTATATGTAAAAGTATTAAATATGAAAATTAGCTAATAGTATAATAGTATTGTAAATTGCAAAGTTTAATAAATAGAAAAGATGCATTATAATTTTAAGTCTTTGTACTTAGGCAGCCAATTTCTGCAAGTAATGCATGGCACTCAACTTTGAAGTCAATAGGAGCAACTTTATTGACTGTcactttcatcttcatttctgaaTTATATGTCTCAGTAGAAACCAACACTGTGAATGAATAGTAACGTGACAGTAGTGTCTTGATCACCGAGGAAGGTGTCTCTATTGTTGTTGCATCATTTTGTAGTGCATAGAGTTGTTTTgcagttttgtgtagcaagtgaatgCCACCCTCATCAAATGTAGTGGCCCACAGAGTACCTATGGCATCTTGCAACTTTAGAGGCAAGAGGTAACTATAATTACAGTCTTGCATAGTCATTTGACATCTAGAGCAGAACCAAGAATCATCAACGTGTTGTGTACATTTTTTCTTGCAAGGCCTTCCATTGACTATCAGTGGGCAAGCTGCGTAGTAGAAATTTTGGTCATTGACATTCACAAAGCGCAGAACAGCTAGCAATGTTGTCTGAATTGTTTCTGGTTTGATGCTCATCCGCTCATGGATTGAATAAATTGTCATTCTAGTATATCTTccatctatgtggatagtttcTGCAACAAAGGGTACAACAAACAAAGGATCCTTTCCTCTTAATGTTAGAAGCTCTGCTTCTGGAAAACTtgggttgatatgtaatgttgtTGTAGCTGTTATGTTTATAAGCTTCCCATTAAAATAGCCAGCACAAGCATTACGCAAAGCAAGGATAAGCACACTATCATTGGTCAACATATTTTTCAATTCTAGGCCCTTTTATTCTGCCATTGGACCCCAtaagttgatgtcaattgttgaacCAGATAGATCATTAATTTTCACCACATGTTTTTGTGTTTGACTGCCATCTTTCCTGTGTATAGGAATGATATCTCCAACATATAGAACAAGACCAATTATGTCAACCAGTGTGTTATTTGTTAGATGAAA contains the following coding sequences:
- the LOC131051693 gene encoding replication protein A 70 kDa DNA-binding subunit A-like, with protein sequence MLTNDSVLILALRNACAGYFNGKLINITATTTLHINPSFPEAELLTLRGKDPLFVVPFVAETIHIDGRYTRMTIYSIHERMSIKPETIQTTLLAVLRFVNVNDQNFYYAACPLIVNGRPCKKKCTQHVDDSWFCSRCQMTMQDCNYSYLLPLKLQDAIGTLWATTFDEGGIHLLHKTAKQLYALQNDATTIETPSSVIKTLLSRYYSFTVLVSTETYNSEMKMKVTVNKVAPIDFKVECHALLAEIGCLSTKT